Genomic window (Campylobacter ureolyticus ACS-301-V-Sch3b):
TAGATAGTTTATTATCAATGTTATCAAGCTTTGAATTAGTGCGATTTATTGCATTTTCTAAAGAACTTAAATCTGGATCATTTGCAGGTGCTGGAGTTTGATTATTATTGTTTAAATTAGTGTTACCAGTTGAGGGATCTGTAACCGTACTAGGCTTATTAATATTATTAACAACTTTTCCACTGTTATCAATAGTTATAATGTAACCAGTATTAAATTTCTTTTTTCCGCTTGGCGTATCATAATCAAAACTTAGATCTATATCTTGAACTTTTGAACCATTGCTAACATCAGTTTCCTTTATATCAACATTTATAACACTATTATCTGGAGTTGTAATAACGCCTTTATAATTAATTTTATTTCCATTTTTAGAGGTTTGTTTTATTACCATAGGTAAATTTTTAGTAGGATTATCTTTCAACATAGAATTTAGATCATAATTTAAATTTATTTCTTTATTTACATTTGGCATAGTTATTTCTTTTGTAGGAATAGGTTTACTTAAATCTTTCATTTTTGCGGCAACAAGTTGATTATTTTGCATTTTTGAAATAGAACCGTCATTAGGAAAATCAAATCTTTTTAAATTAGGTGAAATATCTACAATTTTTTGAGGAGTTTTATCAACTGATGTAGGAATGTCTTTAATTTTATTTAGATCAGTTTTACCAGTATTTTTAAAAATATGATTTGTAAAAATATCACTATCATTAATAGGCTTTAAATCAAAAATCGGCTCAGGTCCATTTTTTGTAGCTCTCATATCAACTATTTGAGGGCGAAACTCTAATAAATTTGGATTTGGAGTGTTAGGATTTGGAGATCTAAAAAGACCTTTCATAAAATCAGATAAAGCATTCCAGCCATTTTTTATAGCATCAATAGGAAGTGGAAACATAAAACCACTCCAAGAAAACAGATCATTGTCTAACTGCTCTTGTGCTCCAAAATGCTTAGATGTTTCATTAGCATAACACCCAGTTGGATATTTTAAACAAGCATTTAATTCAGCACCGTACAAATCGGCACAAGGTCCGTGATATTTCATACCTCTTTGCTTACATTCATCTTCATTAATATTAGGATCTGGTAAACATTCTTTAATTGTCCTATGACCCTCGGTTTTCCAATTTCCTTGCCTTTCTTTATAAATCATAGGTTCAGGACACCATTTAGGGCGTTCTTGCTTACTTTTACAAGTTTTAGAGTATGGATCAAGAAAGAAACCCTCAGGGCAAGGTTCACACTGTTTAGTTTCAGGATTATAAACTTCATTTTCTTGACAAGGATCAGAAATAGATCCGATTACATAAAATTCATAAGAATAAGCTTTATATCTAGAATCAGGTTTTCCGCCAGTATTCAAATTTCCTAAAAAAGAAACAATATAATACATTATTGAACCTGATATATAAAAAGAATTTTCATCAAAAGATCTATCATCATCACCACAAAGATGAGTATTACTACCATCAAATCCTTGACTAGAAGAATAATAAGTAGCCTTAAACCATTTATCATCTTTAATAAAGATAAAATCTTTACCTGATAAATTATATTTTTTATATAATCCTGGATAATCAACTTTTAAAATTTCTACTTTGAGACCAACATTTGAAAACTTTGTGCAATCTGCAAAAAGATTGAAATTTAATAATATGAAAAATATAGATATAAATTTAAGTATAGGTTTCATTTGTAAAACTTTTCTTTCAACTCTTTTAAAATATGAAAATTTGAAAAACAAGACCTAATATCTTTATTTTTTAAAAACAAAATGAGATCTATCAAAAGACAAATTAAAACTATTTTTAAAATAATTAAAATAATCAAAAGTAAAATCATTTTTCAGCCTTTCATATTTTTTTAAGAACTGCGAAAAGCGACGAAGTAAGGTGAGCTATCGCTTTTCTTGTTCGGTTCATTTTTTTATAGAGTTTTCTAAATCAAATATTTTTAACTTGGATAAGATCAATATACGAAAACTCAAAAAAATGAACTTTATTTCTCAAACTAAAACATTTACTTAACAAACGAAAGAACTACTACATACATAAAAATAGGAACAAAAAATAAAGCAAAAACACTCATAAAATAGTTAAATACATCATTATTTAAAACATCATAAATCATCTTGTAGCTCCTACGATTACTAAACCGATTAAAAAAGAAAAAGCTATTAATATAGCAGTTAAACCCATTAAAAAATTAAATTGATAGTCATAAATACCTAAATTTGGAATATAATTATTTTTATTTATATAACAGATGTTATTGTTTGATTCGTATATATAATTTGAGTAAATGTTTTGTAATGAAGCACTAGAAACAGAGGTATTATTATCAAAACCAATAAAGTAAACTTTTCCATTTTTGACGTAAAAATCCTTTATACAAATATTTAAATCTGGTATATAAATAGCATTTTCTTTCACAATATAGCCTTTAAGGGAGCAAAAAAGCTCCCATAAATTAAAAGATAAATCTCTTAACTCTACCAGCAACCATAAAAATGAAGCAAACGCCAATAATTCCAGCGAAAACATAATCAAACATTGCGTAATCTGCTTTTAATGGTTCAGTTGGAATAACAGGAGCATCGGCAGCTGTTAAAAGACTTGCTGTTAATAAGGCAGCACCAGTAGCTGCAACTTTAGCTTTTGTAGATTGTAGAAATGATTTAGCTTTATTCATTTCATACTCCTTTTTGAGAAATTGAGTTTTTAAAACTCTAAAAAACTTACCAACAAAAAAAATAATAAACTTTTTAGAATTTATTTGCGGGAGAGGGTTTGCTACTCACATTAAGGCATAAGCCCCCGCGATTTTCTACTTAGTTACTTCTTTTGAAATAAAAGGATTTTTAACAAATACTTGAAAATCCAAACTATCATCTGGGAACATATAAGCGCCCGTCCTGGTGTTTAAAAAACGATATGGAATAGCAACATACTTGCCCTTAACAGCATCAAATTTTGGCTTTAAATTTGCGTCAAAAGATATAGTTTCAGTTGATTTAATTAAATAGCCGTCTTGATCTCTACTTTCAAAAGTAATAGTTACGTCAATTGTGCTAATTGTTTCACCAGACTTTTTGTCAACTCTTGTTAGTGGGCGAACTTCGTCGCAATATCCGATTAAATAAGTGTACATAGTGTAGCTCCTTTAAAAAAAATAAATTTAAATAGTTTAATGTCATATTTAGGACAAATTATTAAAAATTTAGTCTTCATCATCACAAATAAATTCATCATCATCAGAAAAATCAAACTCAGTATCACGAAAAAATTCACGATAAAAATCAAGACCAATTTTTAAATTATCGTCATTAATTTTTTCTATCCATTCAACTTTTTCTAAATCTTGAGGTGTATTATGTTTTTCAAAAAATTCATCTTCCATACCTAAAACAGAAAAATGATCATATTCTCTTGCAAAACCTCGCCATTCTTTAGGTATAGGAATATAATCAGGTGTTATATGTTTAGCGATAATACTTTCATCTGAAATATCTTCATAATCATCAAAAAAATGATGTGCATCAAAATTATCTTTATAGTATTCTTTTTCATCATCATCATCAAAATAAAGAGACATATAACAAACCTTTTTATAAATTTGTGGCTTAGATTTAAGGGGCGGAGCTACAGCCACCCCAGAACAGTTTTACAACTTGCTTAGGTTGTCATCAATTAAGACGAATAATAACTTTTCCTGTTATCTCCCTACATATCTTTACTTTATGGCGGAGTGGTCCAAAGTTAAAGTTGATATTTAAGCTTATAAAAGCTAAAATATTTAATTAAACTATTTAATTAAAAAGTCAACTTACTTAAATAGTTTAAGTTATTTTACTAAAAAACTAAAAAGAAGTCAAGACTTAAACAATGAATAATAAAGAATTTTGTGAAAAACTGAATATTTCAGAACCAACACTATATAACTGGAAAAGGGACAAACCACTTTTATATAAAATTGTAATGGAATACAAAAACAATAATTTAGATAAAAATAAAGATTTAAGTGAAATAGATGAATTACTAAAATATTTTAATGATTTAAGTATTTTAGAAAAAGAATATTATTTATCAGAAATTAAAGCAAAAGTTTTAAAAAGGAAAATAGAAAATAAGGAATAAAATGTTTTTAAAACAAAAAACAAAAGGATTAAATAAAATAGCTAGAATTTATGAAACTATAATAATTATCGGAATAATATTATCAATTATGATCTAAAATTATATACAATAAAAAATTATTAATATAAAATATCATCATTAAAAAGTTTTTTTATCTTATCAAATTTTAAAGACTTTTCATAATAATAAAACCAATTTTGAAGCCAAGTAGGAAAAGGCTTATTTTCTCCATTCCAGCCATTTATAGTATTGTAAGATAAATTTAACAAAATAGACAAATCTTTTTTATTTAATTCTAACTTTTTTAAATAATTATTAAAATCTTTTTTAGTCATTTTAAAACCTTTTAATTAAAATGCAAAATTATATCATAAAAACATTATTAAATCAAATATAATATCAAAATAACACTAGTTTAAGCATATTTTAAGTATCAATTTGATATAATTATAACATAAAAAGAAGTTAAAAAGACATCTTAAAAAAAGGATAAAAAATGAAAATGAGTTTTTTTAAATTTGATGATGGAATGACTAAAGGTTATGTATCACAAACAGACGCGGTTTTAGGTTGGAGTGCAGAGGGTATAGAAGTTAAGTTGCCACAAGAAGAAGATTATCAATATAGTCAAGCAGGTTTTGGTTATGACAATATCATCTATGATAATGGCGATGATACAATTTATGAATTTAGAACAGAGGATGTAGATGAAACATTTATAGGCACTTATAAGGAATTTATAGAAAATTCTTTTGATTACAATAATGTTGGTATATATAGTTTAGGAAACGGATACCTATCCAACCCTTATTTTCTAGGAGCTTATATAGATGAATTTGATAATGTTGAAGTAATAGATAAAACTGATGAATATTTTAATTTTGGCGTAGCAGTAGGCGGAAAAATAAAATTAAAAATAGATAACAATTTAATAGATTGTGTATGGAGTAATGATAATTATCAAGAAAGTATAACATTTTATTATGAAGAGTAATTAAAAAATAAGGTTGCCGAAATTATTTAATTAAAATTTCAAAATCCATAGGATAACAACCTTATTTAAAAGAACCTTGACAAAAGTAAAGGTTCTTTTTTAAAAGCCTATAAGGCAAAAAGAGGGAGCGACCCCCTGCTTAAGCAAATTAATTATACAAAAAAAAGAATTAAAATAAACTGAATATATACTTTAATATAAAATACATAATTCAAAAAATAAAACAAGAAAAAAACTATAAAAAAAAGAAATGGATAAACCAAAATTTATAATAACAAAAAATAAAAACAGGAGTTCAAATCCCTCTCTGTCCGCCATTAAATTTTATCAAGAAAAAACCACGAAGAATTTAAAAATAAATACCTACTTTTAATAAATATCAAAGATTTTTAAGATTAAATTTTCATATATAAATTTAAACAGATATGGCTATGAGTAATGATAATTTTAAAACTTAAAAGGGCTATTTGATATTATCAGCATTTTACTTATATCTTTAATATTGTATTTTTTATAAATTTTATTTATAGTTTTTAATGCATAATGCTTTTAAAATATGATTTTGCCAAATCAATTAGAATTTATAATTAAAAAATAAGTGGCATAAGAAAAAGCCTTTTGCCACTAAAAGATTAAAATTTATAACTTAGTTTTACCCAAAGTTCATCTATTTTTGATTTATCAGTTTTGTTGTTTAATGTTTTTTCCTCATTAAGGCTTACCCACATTAAATTTGTGCTCAAACCCTCTAAGCAAGGAACTTTATAGTTAAGCGCTAAGCTATATCCATTATATTCTCTTTTTACATTTGCTGGGTTCATTCCTGCTTGTTTATTAGGAGTGCTATGTTTTGAAAATACATAAGCTGCGCTAGTTTTTAAGTTTTTTATGCCAATTTTTGAAAAGTCATAATCGGTTTGAAATTTATAAGTTGTCATGCCCGCTGTTGAGGTAAAAAGGTGTCCGCCTCGAACTGGTAAAAACGTGTAGCTATTTCCACCAAGTCCAGCGCTCATTATAACAGATTTGTTTTTGCTTACGGTTGTAGCAGCGGCAATAAGGTTAAATCCATTTAAGTCATAAACTCCAGCTTTTATACCATACATTTGACCATTAAAATTTCTTTCTTCTAATTGGCCTGAAGTTTTAGAGCCTCTAAAATTTGCATCAAATTTAAGGTTAAAATTTTCAAACGGCACTTTGTAGTTTGCTTCAGTATAATAAAGATGAATATCTCCACTTTTATCTTTCATATTAGGAATTGCAAATTCAACATTATTTAAATAACTATATTGAGCTGTCAAGTCTAGATTTTCAAAACTTTTATTTGTTAAGCCTAAATAATAAAGTCCATCAAATTTATGAGCTTTTGGACCAACCCCACCAAGAGTGATTCTATCTTTAAATTTTGGATATTTTCCGCTTTCATCACCCATTATAGAGCTTGTCCTACCTTGAAATTTATAAACATAGCCTAAGAAAATATCATTGTTTTCTATATCTTTAATGTTTGCTGTAGCGCCTTCAAAAGATTCTTTTAAAATTCTTGCACCATTTCCAGCAACTAAAGGAGTGTTAATAAATTGCCTTCCGATTTTAATATCACTATTTGATATTTTATAACCTAAATGAAGTTGCGATAAAACAATTCCTTTAGTGTTTTGTTCGCCATTATAAAGTAGTTTTGCATTTTTTGTGCCAATTGGAGCAAAAGCTATTTGGGCAGTTGAGCCAAGATAAAAACCATATAAATCACCTGTTTTAAGACCAAGCTCTAAAGCAAAATTTGTAATGTTTTCATTATTAAATTTGCTAGTTTCATCTGTCTTATCCCAATACCAAGCTTTAAGTTCTGAGTTAAATTTTGTATTTAATAACGCATCTTTTAAGCTCTCATTATTTGAGTTTGCAAACGCCATACTTGAAAGTGCGATAAGTAAAGTTATGCTAAATTTATGAGGTTTCATAAAAATCCTTAATAAAAAATTTATCCAAGATTATACCAAAAGTAAAATTAGTTTTACCTTTTTTACAAGAAATTTAGTTTTGGCCAAATTCCTTCATAAAATACTTATAAAATCGCTTATAGTAAGGATTTGAGCCTCTGTGTCTCATGCCGTAATTATAACATTCTATGGTTTGTTGCATATCTTTATTTTTGGCATTAAAACATTTTCTTAGGATTTTTGCACATTTTGTTAGATTGTAGTTTGGGTTAAATATATATTCAATCTCATTTAGGCTAAAATTTTGAGAGTTTAACTGTCCAAGACCAACATCTATATTAAAGCCATTTTTTAAAAGAAGTTTTGATATTTCTATTGCATAAGGTTCGTTTGATGGATTTATGGAAACTACCCATTTTGATTTGTTTAGCGAATACTGACTTGCTTTTACTCTTATGTTTTTTGTCTCTAAACTTTTAAAATAAATTGCGTTTTCTTTATTTGTTAGAAACGAAATAGCGTATGGGTTAAGATCACTTTCGATTTTTACTATTGTATAAAGAACTTTGTTAGCTATTCCTTCTTTATAAGACACATCTTTTATAGCGTATAAAATTTCTTCATAACTGTATGAAAAAAGTAAATTTATAGAAAAAAATATAAAAAATAAAATTTTCACATCCAACTCTCAACTTTAAATTTTAGTTTAAATTATAGCAAAAATTGTAAATTTTGAATTTTTATAAAAGACTTTAAGTATTTAAGCTTAAATTAAGATATTTGATTGTATAATTTCATTTCCTTTTTAAGGAAAAAAGCTTAAAAAGTTGTGGTCGCTTAGCTCAGTTGGTAGAGCGCCACCCTTACAAGGTGGATGTCAAAAGTTCGAGTCTTTTAGCGACCACCATTTTAGGTGCAGCAGTAGTTCAGTTGGTTAGAATATCGCCCTGTCACGGCGGAGGTCGCGAGTTCGAGTCTCGTCTGCTGCGCCACTTTTTAAGGTGTCTTGCTAGCTCAGTAGGTAGAGCATCTCCCTTTTAAGGAGGGGGCCGTTGGTTCGAATCCAACGCAGGACACCATCTTTTATTCTAATTTTTAATGCATCCATATATTACGTTATTTTAAAAAAGAATTTACATTTTCTGTAAAATAGTTTTTATTTTATTAAGAATATTATAAACTAATGATTATGTAAAAGTAAACATAATTTCTATAAATTTGACAAATTTGTAAAAAGATAATAAAATCAAAGCTTTAAATTTATTGTGACCCTTTCGTCTAGTGGCTCAGGACATCACATTCTCAGTGTGAAAACGGTGGTTCAAAACCCCCAAGGGTCGCCATTTTTATGAATAATTAATTTTTAGCTCTGTATATTGGCTATTGTTTAAATAAATATAAAAAGCTAGAAATTAAATCCTAGCTTTTAAAAATTTATGGTTTTAAAATTTATTCTTTTTCAACAGTAAAACTAAACGGAACACCTTTTATAACACCTTTTGAGAAAAGTTTTTTTGCATCTTGAAGTACTTTATCTCTTTCTTCATCGCTTGCTTGATCATCACTTACTGTAGCATTTACATCGTAGTATTTATTTAAAAGCTTTATTAGAGCCTCTTGATTATCAGGATTTATTTTTGAAGCTTCTTTTAGCATTATGGCTGATTTTGTATAAGCGCTTTTTCCATGAACAGGGGCAAATATTATCCTAACATTTGCATTTCTTAAATACTTTACCATTTTAGTTAGATGTTCACGACAGTCAGGGCATTCAGGATCGCTTACTATATAGGTCATAAATTTGTTATTTTTATCAAAAGATTCTATATTTATAAACCTATCTTTAGGAATTTCTTTTATTATTTCATAGGCTATTTTGTCTTGATTTGCCTTT
Coding sequences:
- a CDS encoding OprD family outer membrane porin, which encodes MKPHKFSITLLIALSSMAFANSNNESLKDALLNTKFNSELKAWYWDKTDETSKFNNENITNFALELGLKTGDLYGFYLGSTAQIAFAPIGTKNAKLLYNGEQNTKGIVLSQLHLGYKISNSDIKIGRQFINTPLVAGNGARILKESFEGATANIKDIENNDIFLGYVYKFQGRTSSIMGDESGKYPKFKDRITLGGVGPKAHKFDGLYYLGLTNKSFENLDLTAQYSYLNNVEFAIPNMKDKSGDIHLYYTEANYKVPFENFNLKFDANFRGSKTSGQLEERNFNGQMYGIKAGVYDLNGFNLIAAATTVSKNKSVIMSAGLGGNSYTFLPVRGGHLFTSTAGMTTYKFQTDYDFSKIGIKNLKTSAAYVFSKHSTPNKQAGMNPANVKREYNGYSLALNYKVPCLEGLSTNLMWVSLNEEKTLNNKTDKSKIDELWVKLSYKF
- a CDS encoding transglycosylase SLT domain-containing protein; the protein is MKILFFIFFSINLLFSYSYEEILYAIKDVSYKEGIANKVLYTIVKIESDLNPYAISFLTNKENAIYFKSLETKNIRVKASQYSLNKSKWVVSINPSNEPYAIEISKLLLKNGFNIDVGLGQLNSQNFSLNEIEYIFNPNYNLTKCAKILRKCFNAKNKDMQQTIECYNYGMRHRGSNPYYKRFYKYFMKEFGQN
- a CDS encoding coiled-coil domain-containing protein; the protein is MKPILKFISIFFILLNFNLFADCTKFSNVGLKVEILKVDYPGLYKKYNLSGKDFIFIKDDKWFKATYYSSSQGFDGSNTHLCGDDDRSFDENSFYISGSIMYYIVSFLGNLNTGGKPDSRYKAYSYEFYVIGSISDPCQENEVYNPETKQCEPCPEGFFLDPYSKTCKSKQERPKWCPEPMIYKERQGNWKTEGHRTIKECLPDPNINEDECKQRGMKYHGPCADLYGAELNACLKYPTGCYANETSKHFGAQEQLDNDLFSWSGFMFPLPIDAIKNGWNALSDFMKGLFRSPNPNTPNPNLLEFRPQIVDMRATKNGPEPIFDLKPINDSDIFTNHIFKNTGKTDLNKIKDIPTSVDKTPQKIVDISPNLKRFDFPNDGSISKMQNNQLVAAKMKDLSKPIPTKEITMPNVNKEINLNYDLNSMLKDNPTKNLPMVIKQTSKNGNKINYKGVITTPDNSVINVDIKETDVSNGSKVQDIDLSFDYDTPSGKKKFNTGYIITIDNSGKVVNNINKPSTVTDPSTGNTNLNNNNQTPAPANDPDLSSLENAINRTNSKLDNIDNKLSNTNSKLDNISNKLDRTNSKLDDINKNVSDIKAEQKAQWEYKPNVDTATSFSALKTAMSNLDVSINDAFNFLNGVKDDINSLMNDFDNALDVFKGGIDEPKIPNGICPFKISGPAPGSGKTNIFEIDPCRLVSPYKSILTIFFTFWFSFEIIMFSLKYLFKVGGNS